The genomic DNA TTTTATCGCTTTTCTGATTTTGATGACCGGCCTGCTGTTCATTCCCATTCAACGGTTATTCCCGGCACCGCCGCTGTCTACTTCAGGGCCGTATCATCCCTAGATCGTTTGAGATGCTCCCCCTTTAACGCCCAAAGTACCTTACAAGAAGGCGAATGCACAGTACCTAAATCCCTTATCAACATAGACTGGTTTGACTGAACATTTATGTATGAAGGGAGGTGCATTCCGTGAGCCACTGTCATCCTGTAAGCCCTGTTTCTTGTGGTGGATTTGGGACTTCGACCGGCACCATTCTCGTTCTTTATATCCTGCTCGTCATTATTCTCCGTACTTGCTGGATTTAATGTCTGAATTGCCCTAACATGCCGCCCTGTACCCATGCCTGCCACTCCCGGCAGGCTGTTTTGTTGCTTTTTTGCATGAGAACCCTGTTTGGAGCTACACTATACACATATTCTTTCATTTCCCGGGGAATTTCGAGCACAGGCTTTAAGCAGGGGGTGAGCAAGATGACGATTACCGTTATCGTTGAAGGGAAAAATGACCGCAGTAAACTTCGTCGTTTACTTGATCCCGAGGTTCATATCTTATGCACCTTCGGCACGCTAAACTCAGTAAAACTGGAGTCCCTCCGCAAGCAGGTCAAGCATGACGAAATATACTTGTTTATGGACAATGACAGCTCAGGCAAAAAAATACGTGGTGTGCTTGCCGACTCTTTTCCAGATGCGCATCATATGTATACTCGCAAAGGATACGCAGGAGTCGAAGGTACTCCAGATGAATATGTCATCGCACAATTGGAAAAAGCAGGACTGGAAGAATATATTTTATACCCGACTGTTCCCTAGTTATGAAAACCATAGTTATGAAAACCATTCACAAAAAAAGCTGTCCGCCAGGCCGCTTTATGCCTGATGGACAGCTATATGTTACACGTAACAAATTTTATTAAAAATGTCTTGTCTTAGAACTTGTGAACCGTGTCCACGATCATCAACAGAAAGCTGAGTGTCAGATGATTAATGGAAAAGAAAAATACTTTTTTAGCCCAGGAATCCGTCTCTTCTTCTTTAATGGTAAAACCTTTAAAGGCATAAAATGCCCAGAGCACGGACAGTAGCACGGAAACGATCATGAAAATCATGCCAGCATATCCATAAGCATACATCAGGATCGGTACCGGAATCAGCAACACGATATAAGGAATCATTTGAATTTTAGTACGTTGAATACCTTTCACGACAGGCAATAATGGAAATCCTGCTGCGCGGTATTCTTCGACCCTGCGGATTGCAAGTGCCCAAAAATGAGGCGGCTGCCACAGGAACAAAAGAGCGAATAAGAGCCATGCGCCCATATCAATACGGCCCGAAGCAGCCACATAGCCGATCACAGGAGGCATTGCGCCCGAAATACCGCCAATGGATGTACTCCATGTGGATGATCGTTTCAGCCAAAGTGTGTAAATACCGACGTATACGAACATGCCGAGTACACCAAGCAAACCTGCCTTGACACCAGAGAAAAGGAATAGTACAGCCAGCCCGACAGCGCCCAAAATAATAGCGTATGACAATACCGTTGTGGGAGTCAAACGCCCTGTTGGCAGTGAGCGATTGCGTGTACGCTCCATTTTTAAATCCAGTTCACGATCAAAATAGTTGTTAAAAACACAAGAAGACGCCATAACCAGCACGGTACCTAGCAACGTCAGAATCAGCTTTATATAGTCAACGTCCCATTGTGAGGCCAACCAAAAACCACCAAATGCCGCAACCAGATTAGTGCGGAGAATGCCTGGCTTAGTGACTGTTATAAAATCTTTCCATGTACCCGCCTTACCGGGTGGTTTGGATTTAACCGAATAGGTAGCCGTATCTGAAGTAGCCTTATAACTAATATTGTCCATAGTGAGTAACTCCCCCTTAGAGATATATGAATTCGGGAGTAAGTTGAACTCCGATATAAATTTTATCATATAGTACCCGTAAAAAGTTTGACAGAAAACGCACAAAACGTTCACAATTTCGATGACGAATCGACCTTGCTGATCGTTTACAGTAATTTGGGGTAGTAATAAATACAGGATACAATACAAAAAGGAGCGACAGATATGGATACAGCCACACACTTTGTCATGGGGATCGGGTTGGCGGGGCTGGCCTACACCGATCCTGCCGTCGCCGCAGATCCAAAGTTGGCGGGGGTCATACTGCTCGCCACGGTCGTAGGGTCACAGGCACCGGATTTTGACACCTTGCTTCGATTAAGAAACAATGCAGCCTACATCCGCAATCATCGCGGACTGTCGCACTCCATCCCCTTCTGGTTGATATGGATCTTGTCTATAACAGGATTAATTGGCCTTATTTTCAGGGATGTACCTATCGAACATGTCGCCTTGTGGGTCACGATTGCTGTCTGCCTGCACGTGTTTGTAGATTTGTTCAATACGTACGGGACACAGGCATTCCGACCGTTTACGCCCCAATGGATATCATGGAATATTATTCACATCTTTGATCCCTTTATATTCGGCACCCATGTTGCTGCTATTCTACTGTGGATCACTGGACTGGTTTCACCAGCTCCCTTATTTATTACGTTGTACATCATTACAGGCCTGTACTATATTTGGCGCAGCTGGAGTCATTTCCGTACCAGAAATGCGGTAGGTAATATGGACACCGAGCGTCAGCCTGACGATATCTATTATATCATTCCCACGGTTTCATGGAATCGGTGGCATGTGGTAAAAGCTCATCAGAATGGAAGTTATCACATTGGTGGACTGAACGGAAAGCATCTTTTTTGGACAAAACATGCGGTTCCGTCCACACATCCGGCCGTAGAAGCATCCAAATCGTACCGTGACGTGCAGGCATTCCGCTATTTTTCTTCCTTTGCTGTTGCGGAGGTGGAAGAGCTGGAATGGGGTTACATTGTACGCTGGGCGGATGTTCGGTATCGGCATCGGAGGCAATATCCCTTCGTGGCCGTGGTCGCCATGGATAAGCAGTTTGGACTGATCAACAGCTACATCGGCTGGCTCAGTAATGAAAAGATGCAGAAACGCCTCTCCCTGCATACGAATTAAAAAAGCATATCAGCAAGCAACGCGAACGACAAAAAAACAGCAAGTCTCCCCTGACCCCGGAACTTGCTATTCTTTTGCCGTTCACCAAAAAAACATCCCTCCATAAAGAGCTGCATGAAAGCGCCCTCTTGACGAAGCGGACTTGTGTGATTCACAATGGTCATAAGCCATGCGCGCAAAAAATCCGGAGCATGATTGCTCCGGATTTTCTTCATCACAGTTGCTCATAATACAGCTTCCAAGATGGAGTTGTTTATGTGTATTACTGCATACGGCCACTGCCCGACAAGGATTGCTCTGCTTGTTGGACCAGCTTTTTCGTGATGTATCCCCCGAGAGAGCCTGTTTCGCGGGAAACGACGTTACCGTAATAACCATCCTGAGGGATTGTGATGCCGAGTTCTTGAGCGGCCTCATATTTTAATTGTTGTAAAGCGGCGTTGGCCTGCGGTACTTGCAGGTTGTTTGAACGACGTCTGCTCATATTTGAATCTCCTTTCAGTTCTTTGTGAGTGAGGTTCATTGCAAGCTTGCAAGATTATTATGGCTCGCTTACACCTGCTTATCCCTAAAATTCTACATTCGAACGCTGGAGGTTTTTTCCATGAGCAAAGGTCTATCACTGTGGTTTGCCGTTTCATCTATTGTCCTGCTGACGGCAGCCGCCATTTCCATCAGTTATTCCGCTTGGCTTGCCATTTTACTGGGCCTTCTCTCTGTCGGCAACATCGGCTGGGGCTTTGTTATCAAGGCCAAACAACGTCGCTCCTAAGACATTCCCTGTCAAACGCCTGATTGCGTTGGCCTGCGGATTGTCTTAGCGCTTGCGGGGCAGAAACCCCATACGTTCTTTGACCGCGGCCAGCGTGATTTCAGCCGCCTCTTGCGCCCGCTCTGCGGACTGGGCCAAAATGCGTCCAATCTCACCGGATTCCCGGATGTCACGATAACGCTGTTGAATAGGCTCCAGGGTGGCTACAACCGCCTCTGCCAGCTCTTTTTTGAACGTACCGTACATTTGACCTTCATAACGATTCTGCACTTCCTGAAGCGACAAGCCGGTGCACTGGCTGTAAATTCCCATCAGATTGCTGATCTCCGGTTTGCCTGCCGGGTCATATTTAACCTCACTGCCGGAATCAGTGGTAGCGCGACTGATTTTCTTGCGAATGACTTTCGGTTCGTCCAGCAGAGCGATATGGCTGCCCGCATTCGGATTGCTTTTGCTCATTTTTTTGGAGGCATCATCCAATGACATAATTCGTGCGCCCACCTCAGGGATATACGGCTCGGGAACAGTGAAATAATCTCCGTAGCGGTGATTGAAACGACCAGCCAAATCACGTGTCAGCTCCAAATGCTGCTTTTGATCATCACCTACCGGAACCAAATCCGCATTGTAAAGCAAAATATCAGCTGCCATCAGCGCTGGATATACGAACAATCCCGCACCTACCGAGTCCTTACCCTCCGATTTGTCCTTGAACTGGGTCATGCGTTCCAGCTCGCCCATATGGGTCAGGGTTGTCATCAACCATCCCAGCTCCGCATGCTGAGGTACATGGGATTGTAAAAAGACGTTGGATTGCTCGGGGTTAATACCTGCTGCAATAAATAATGCCGCCACGGCCTCCGACTGTTCACGCAATTGAGCAGGTTCCTGCGGCACGGTAATGGCATGAAGGTCTACAACCATAAAGTAACAGCGATGATCCTCTTGCAGCTTGACAAAGTTTTTCATTGCACCGATATAATTGCCCAAAGTAAGCTGTCCGCTAGGCTGAATACCTGAAAGTACAGTTTTCATATTCATCATTCCTCCTGAAATTTATTTAAACCATTGAACGCAAAAAGGCCACGCATCCTCAAGGGACGCGAGACCGTGGTACCACCCTTATTCATTGCCTTCAGCCTGTTACTTGTCGGAGTCATGCCCCGTGGCTACTTGCAATCTTATAGCTCCGTTAACGGGGAGCAATCGGCCGTCATACTGAGGAAGAATGCTTCCTGTTCTGTACGGCACTCCAAGGTCCATTCAGCAGTGCAGGCTCACCGGTTCGCATCTACCACCGGCTTTCTGAAGAGCGTATGCGAAGGCTTACTTGTCCTCATCATCGCATTATCCATGTCATTACATCGTAAACTACATTTATGATAATTCCGTATCCTGTAATTGTCAAATGACAATTGTGCCCTGCGGTCAAAAATCTGTTATCATAATGACACGAAGCTTCAACCGATTATAGTGGACAAAGGAGCATGGATATGAAACAAGTGACCAAAGAACATTGGAATGGTTACGACACGTATGTTTTACATAGCCCTGAACTGGAGGTTACGATGATCCCCCGCCTCGGTAATAATATTATCTCGGTGCGTGATCTGAAGCTGGACCGGGATATCGTACGGCGACCTGGCGAGGAAGAACTGGCCTTTTATTTGCAAAAGCCGTATCATTTTGGCCTGCCGATTCTGATCCCTCCCGGCCGAATCCGCAAAGGACAGTTCGAGTTTGACGGTGTTCCCTATCAGTTTGATCGGAATACAGCCAACGACAATCATATACATGGGTTGCACCGAAATCAATCCTGGCGTTGCAGTGATATTGAAGAAGATGAGGAAGGCTGCAGCGTGACCACCGAGCTATTGACGGAAAGTGATCCGCACTGGATGGAACAATTTCCTATTCCCCTACGGCTGGAGATGACTTACCGTTTGCAGGGACCTGTATTGAGTCAAACGCTGCGTGTAACGAATCTGGGTGACAAAGCAGCCCCATTCGGCTTGGGATACCACACCTGGTTTATGGTGGACGGAGAGCCTGAGCGCTGGCGCCTGAAGCTGCCTGTGAATGGCATATATGAGCAGGACGCTGAACAGCTCCCAACAGGTATAATCACCCCTTTAAATGACTTGGAGCCGCTTTCTACGGGACTTTCCCTGAAAGGAACGAATCTGGATACGCTGCTGCGAGCATCGGAAGGACCTGCTGAGGCCCTATTGACCCGTGATGACGGTTATCAGATTCGCTACACAGCAGATGAGCAATACTTTAAGTATTGGGTGTTGTATACCAAGGGGGAATGCGATCAGTATTTTTGCATCGAGCCTTATACCTTGTTGCCTAATGCACCCAATATGCACGATCCTGTAGGAACGAGCGGACTGATTCGACTGGAGCCTCAGCAGTCCATTAACCTGAAAACTCAGGTTCATATGATATATCCGTAATTTCCCTCTATTCATTTTCCTTCCTTCGGCGCATATTTTCATAACTATGTCGCATAATAACCTCATCACAGCCGAAGGAGGTGACTACACATGTATGAAGCTAATCAAGGCAGAGGACGCCGTAGCAACAACCTGGTTGTACCTCAAGCCAACAATGCACTGCAACAATTGAAATACGAAGCTGCACAAGAGCTGGGCATTACCATTCCGGCAGACGGTTATTATGGTGACATGCCATCCCGTGAGGCTGGTTCTCTGGGAGGTTATATCACTAAACGCTTGGTACAGCTGGCCGAACAGCAATTATCAGGTCGTTCAGGTCAATAAGCGTCATTATTCCACATGAAGCATCCCGTTCATCGCAATGAACCAAAATACGATAGTTCGGGCATATAACAAAGGCGGTCTTCCCCAGGAAGGCCGCCCTTTCTTTACTCTTCAATATGGATGATTATTCAGAATTAGCCGCTCGGTATGTAGGCTTATTATATCGGATCATGAGATTCGCCATGTTATAGTTCGATTCCAGCGTAGCATCCACCAGAATAGTTCCCTGTCTGACAGCAAAATCGAAAGCAATTTCACCATGAGTCCAACTCCGCTTGTGATTTAGTGTGTCCAGCGCCATACGACGGAAGTCCGCCCGATGATCTACAGACAGCCCCGGCTCCACCGCACCAAAAGTACCTCCCTTACCCGCAATCGGATTATGACGGATACCAAATTTTCCAACCACATTGTTACGTATTTGTACAAATACAGTTCCTGACGACAAACCCGCAAGTTCATCATCCAGTTCTTTAAATACGATATCCATCTGTCTTACTAACGACAATTGACCTACTTCATTCATTACAAAAATCCCCCTATATACCTGTTTCAAAACCATTAATAGGTCTTATGACTCAATTATATGCGAAGCTTTTTAACGTTACAATCATATACAACATAAATGGGCATTTATAACTAATTTCTAAGTATATCCATCAATTTAAATTTCACCAACAGGTAATACCAACTCTAATTCGACACATTATGACTTCATTCCTCATAATCTGCAAGAATTACAAAAAAGGCCCCCCTTGCGGGAGACCTGATTGGAGTGTATATCCGTTATTCCGTCATTTGCAAAAATTGCTCTATATCCTGAACTGTGACTTGCGCGGCATTACGCCAGAAGTCAGCTTGTGTTAAATCGATCCCCAGATGCTTGGAAGCCAAATCTTCCACCGTCATGCGACCCGTATCACGCAGCAAGGCATCATATTGATCGGCAAAGCCATGTGAATTTTTCTTCGCAAAGGCGTAAATCCCGGCACTGAACATGTACCCAAACGTATATGGGAAGTTGTAGAATGGAGTGTTCGTAATATAGAAATGCAGCTTGGATGCCCAAAAATGAGGGTGAGCCTCATCCAAAACGCCGCTGAACGCTTCACGCTGTGCTTGCTCCATTAATTCTCCCAGTTGCTGCGCTCCTACAACTCCGTTTTTTCGTAGCTCGTAAAAACGGGTTTCAAACAGGAAGCGGGCATGGATATTCATGAAAAAGGCTACGCCGCGCTGGATTTTATCCTCCAGCAAAGCAACCTTCTCCTGCCCCTCCGCAGCCTCCAACAAAGCATCTGATACAATCAGCTCTGCCAGCGTCGAAGCCGTCTCAGCTACGTTCATCGCATAATTTTGATTCAATGGATGCAATTCATTCATCACATGCTGGTGGTAACCGTGTCCAAGCTCATGGGCCAGTGTCGAAACGTTGGAAGGCGATCCGGCGTAGGTCATGAAAATACGGGTCTCTTTGCTAAGACGAAGAGAAGTACAGAATCCACCAGGACGTTTGCCCGGGCGATCTTCTGCTTCAATCCAGCTTTTCTCAAAAGCCATTTCAGCAAAATGGGCCATTCTTGGACTGAATTTACCGAATTGCTCAACAATCGTTACGGCTGCATCGTCGTATGGGATTTTAGTAGTAGACGTTCCCAGTGGGGCCTCAACGTCATGCCACGACAGTTTCTCCAAGCCCAGTAGCTTCGCCTTCCGCTCCAGATATTTAACCAGTACAGGCTTCGTTTCATTAATGACCTGCCACATGGTATCCAGCGTCTGTGCCGACATCCGGCTGATTTCCAGCGGCTCCTTAAGCACGTCAGTCCAGCCCCGTTTTTCATACAGCTTGAGACGGAAGCCTGCCAAGTGATTAAGTGTATCCGCACAATAGTCCTCAACCTTGGTCCATGCTTCTTCCCAACGCGTGAACACTTCTTGACGCACACTACGATCCGGTTCATCCAGCTTGTTGGCAGCCTGCCCTACAGACAAATTTACGATTTCTCC from Paenibacillus sp. FSL R10-2782 includes the following:
- a CDS encoding sporulation protein YjcZ; translated protein: MSHCHPVSPVSCGGFGTSTGTILVLYILLVIILRTCWI
- a CDS encoding toprim domain-containing protein, producing MTITVIVEGKNDRSKLRRLLDPEVHILCTFGTLNSVKLESLRKQVKHDEIYLFMDNDSSGKKIRGVLADSFPDAHHMYTRKGYAGVEGTPDEYVIAQLEKAGLEEYILYPTVP
- the cyoE gene encoding heme o synthase — its product is MDNISYKATSDTATYSVKSKPPGKAGTWKDFITVTKPGILRTNLVAAFGGFWLASQWDVDYIKLILTLLGTVLVMASSCVFNNYFDRELDLKMERTRNRSLPTGRLTPTTVLSYAIILGAVGLAVLFLFSGVKAGLLGVLGMFVYVGIYTLWLKRSSTWSTSIGGISGAMPPVIGYVAASGRIDMGAWLLFALLFLWQPPHFWALAIRRVEEYRAAGFPLLPVVKGIQRTKIQMIPYIVLLIPVPILMYAYGYAGMIFMIVSVLLSVLWAFYAFKGFTIKEEETDSWAKKVFFFSINHLTLSFLLMIVDTVHKF
- a CDS encoding metal-dependent hydrolase; the protein is MDTATHFVMGIGLAGLAYTDPAVAADPKLAGVILLATVVGSQAPDFDTLLRLRNNAAYIRNHRGLSHSIPFWLIWILSITGLIGLIFRDVPIEHVALWVTIAVCLHVFVDLFNTYGTQAFRPFTPQWISWNIIHIFDPFIFGTHVAAILLWITGLVSPAPLFITLYIITGLYYIWRSWSHFRTRNAVGNMDTERQPDDIYYIIPTVSWNRWHVVKAHQNGSYHIGGLNGKHLFWTKHAVPSTHPAVEASKSYRDVQAFRYFSSFAVAEVEELEWGYIVRWADVRYRHRRQYPFVAVVAMDKQFGLINSYIGWLSNEKMQKRLSLHTN
- a CDS encoding alpha/beta-type small acid-soluble spore protein, yielding MSRRRSNNLQVPQANAALQQLKYEAAQELGITIPQDGYYGNVVSRETGSLGGYITKKLVQQAEQSLSGSGRMQ
- the trpS gene encoding tryptophan--tRNA ligase, producing the protein MKTVLSGIQPSGQLTLGNYIGAMKNFVKLQEDHRCYFMVVDLHAITVPQEPAQLREQSEAVAALFIAAGINPEQSNVFLQSHVPQHAELGWLMTTLTHMGELERMTQFKDKSEGKDSVGAGLFVYPALMAADILLYNADLVPVGDDQKQHLELTRDLAGRFNHRYGDYFTVPEPYIPEVGARIMSLDDASKKMSKSNPNAGSHIALLDEPKVIRKKISRATTDSGSEVKYDPAGKPEISNLMGIYSQCTGLSLQEVQNRYEGQMYGTFKKELAEAVVATLEPIQQRYRDIRESGEIGRILAQSAERAQEAAEITLAAVKERMGFLPRKR
- a CDS encoding aldose 1-epimerase is translated as MKQVTKEHWNGYDTYVLHSPELEVTMIPRLGNNIISVRDLKLDRDIVRRPGEEELAFYLQKPYHFGLPILIPPGRIRKGQFEFDGVPYQFDRNTANDNHIHGLHRNQSWRCSDIEEDEEGCSVTTELLTESDPHWMEQFPIPLRLEMTYRLQGPVLSQTLRVTNLGDKAAPFGLGYHTWFMVDGEPERWRLKLPVNGIYEQDAEQLPTGIITPLNDLEPLSTGLSLKGTNLDTLLRASEGPAEALLTRDDGYQIRYTADEQYFKYWVLYTKGECDQYFCIEPYTLLPNAPNMHDPVGTSGLIRLEPQQSINLKTQVHMIYP
- a CDS encoding alpha/beta-type small acid-soluble spore protein, with the translated sequence MYEANQGRGRRSNNLVVPQANNALQQLKYEAAQELGITIPADGYYGDMPSREAGSLGGYITKRLVQLAEQQLSGRSGQ
- a CDS encoding O-methyltransferase, whose protein sequence is MNEVGQLSLVRQMDIVFKELDDELAGLSSGTVFVQIRNNVVGKFGIRHNPIAGKGGTFGAVEPGLSVDHRADFRRMALDTLNHKRSWTHGEIAFDFAVRQGTILVDATLESNYNMANLMIRYNKPTYRAANSE
- a CDS encoding M3 family oligoendopeptidase, which encodes MKTPLKQTWDLDSIFSGGSSSPSFKAFLEELESKIQQLQSQLKSAKVPQTVLDTERLDNVLNAMQEMFNGASQAGSFVSCLTAQNQHDKQAVELGARINTLYAQGKSTLVSFQNLLAQTSEDIWQKWMERETIRPISFVLNEYRNEAREKMAPELESLALDLAVDGYHGWGDFYDTIVKNMTIPVPENGEIVNLSVGQAANKLDEPDRSVRQEVFTRWEEAWTKVEDYCADTLNHLAGFRLKLYEKRGWTDVLKEPLEISRMSAQTLDTMWQVINETKPVLVKYLERKAKLLGLEKLSWHDVEAPLGTSTTKIPYDDAAVTIVEQFGKFSPRMAHFAEMAFEKSWIEAEDRPGKRPGGFCTSLRLSKETRIFMTYAGSPSNVSTLAHELGHGYHQHVMNELHPLNQNYAMNVAETASTLAELIVSDALLEAAEGQEKVALLEDKIQRGVAFFMNIHARFLFETRFYELRKNGVVGAQQLGELMEQAQREAFSGVLDEAHPHFWASKLHFYITNTPFYNFPYTFGYMFSAGIYAFAKKNSHGFADQYDALLRDTGRMTVEDLASKHLGIDLTQADFWRNAAQVTVQDIEQFLQMTE